The DNA sequence TATTTTCATAGCGACGTTTAACATTCATCTCCAGGGTTACTTCAGTCGCACTTCCGGACCAGGAAGTCTTGATCAAACCAGTATCACGATTCTGGTCAATATCAAATTGATAAAAATGATAGGTAATTATTTCGCCACTTTGTTTGGGGTAACGATCAACCCGGGCATCTCTCATTACTTCAGTTCTAAAGTAACCTCTCGGATATTCCTCTGCGATAGCTGTACGTTTAACCCGTCCATCTTCACCAACCAGAACTTCCACCATCACACAGCCAACCTTCGGTGGCTCTGTACTGATATTGCGAATAGCAGCAACCGGGTAATCATCAAATGGAAAACGATCACCAACATTTAACAACGGGACCTGGCCAATCGGGTAGACTTTTGCATCGGGACTAACTTCAAGCAGAGATGGCTTGGCCGGATCAGCAATCGAAGAAACCCCTGCACAACCGATTGCCAGCAATGCACCTGCTGCAACTGAGCCTGTCAGAGCCTTTTTTGAAACCCGGGAAAAAATAGACAATGCGTTCACACAAACCTCCGTGTAGTTATTTTAGTTAGATCTGTAAAACCTGAACCTTATCCTAACAAAAAAGTGTGACTCAAAGTCAAATCTAAATTATCCGGCGACAACCATATCCCGCCCCATATGCTTGGCTTGATACAGGCCCCGGTCGGCACTGGTTATCAATTCATCACCAGTCTCATGCCCCTGCATACAGGAAACACCAAAGCTCATGGTTACAGATACCTCTTTGTCGTCCACCTTCAGACGCATACGACCAATCGCCTGACGAAGACGTTCTGCCACCTGCTGAGCCGCTTCTAACTGTTGTCCTTTGAGTAGTATCAGGAATTCATCCCCTCCCCAACGAGCAACGATATCGTTGGATCGAAGCATTTGATGCAGGGTATCGCCCACCATTTTCAGAAGCTTATCCCCCATCTGGTGGCCATGGCGATCGTTAAAATGTTGATAGTTATCAATATCGGCAATCACAATTGAAAATGCCTCACCCGCCAGGTGATAACGATTCAGGGAACTGCCAATCAGACGTTCCATCTCCCTGCGATTAGGCAATTTGGTGAGCTGGTCTGTAGCTGCCACTCGATTGAACTGACGTGAAACCGCCACCAGTTTTTCACGGCCACGGCGACGACAAAACTCCAGTGTACAAAGGTAAACTCCTACCGAAATATAGGTTCCCAGATACATTAGCCACATACTGTTGCTGTAGCTCGCTTCAGCCAACTCCTGCCAGCCAAGGTAAACAACAACCAATGCAGCAAAGGTCGCGATGGCCATCCAGCTGGCACGCTGAAAATTGAGTACCGAGCTGAACCCAACCATCATGCAAAGACTGGCCAACATTCCGACCTGCTCAACATCACACATCAGCACAAAAAGAACACTCATCGCTCCCAACAGCATTCCAAAAGCATTCTGGATTTGTGGAATCAAGCGTTTGCCACTGAGTCGCAACATCAACAGCATTGCCAGGCTCAACACCCCGGCCAC is a window from the Porticoccaceae bacterium LTM1 genome containing:
- a CDS encoding GGDEF domain-containing protein, which gives rise to MSNSRPNPNDSNDKVFAIGQLRQEELGESLPVGLLLMTLGCLGFGAWHYLVVNSLFSLILTVAGVLSLAMLLMLRLSGKRLIPQIQNAFGMLLGAMSVLFVLMCDVEQVGMLASLCMMVGFSSVLNFQRASWMAIATFAALVVVYLGWQELAEASYSNSMWLMYLGTYISVGVYLCTLEFCRRRGREKLVAVSRQFNRVAATDQLTKLPNRREMERLIGSSLNRYHLAGEAFSIVIADIDNYQHFNDRHGHQMGDKLLKMVGDTLHQMLRSNDIVARWGGDEFLILLKGQQLEAAQQVAERLRQAIGRMRLKVDDKEVSVTMSFGVSCMQGHETGDELITSADRGLYQAKHMGRDMVVAG